GATTAATTTTATCTGTAGAAAGCAGgacatttgattttaaaatattaatttttttaaattattccgCGGTAGCATGTCCCGAACTCCTTTAGAATTGATATAAATGCGCTACCAAGTATAGGGAATCAAACCAGTTGAGCAAACTGTTTTATACAAAGtcctaaataataatttgttacggtttattaatatttaggcCCTATTCATAATATTTGCGATTGTTTGAATTATAAtgaattatttgattggatcgTACAATTGTTCATTGTAAGtaattatatcattttattatataaccatttaatattactatagtaataaaggcCACACTGACCGTGCaatacaacaaatgttttattgatcATATGTGAAATACAAAATCTCGCATACGTAGTTCACGTGTTCACACGAATGATTTCATATCCCTAGCCAGGATAGCTCAGCGTTCTGTCAATTCCACAAAATTCAGCCAACTTTCCCAACGAAGcaagttgtgttatttaattaatcttttgttaaagggacataccctagttttcaaacaccaaggcatatttttgactattatagacgtttttgataactgaaatcgtACTTTAGGGtctacttagattttatggtttagcttttccgtacattcgaagtgtgtttggtcatcctggtgattttaatatcacaaaatggatttctcatattttttaaaaacgcacgtgcgtctgagaagtaaaacTTACGGAGTCATTACAGATTTTTAgatcaactaaacttagtgttaattttcacgggctgaaactagggtctgtccctttaatcataatatagaaaggtggtatgttataaatacagactcacataccagttgttttccCATGTTATTTATTCACTCGTCTATAGTGCGCtagatttatataaaattaatgtcaggcacggcggaagcaagtagacattggggggggggggggggggctgacagaTCGAAGGggcaaagcaaagtttccagGGGGATCGGAGTATGCGCCCCTGTAAAATTGTGAAAACCAGATCTCTGCCTTAAGCtatactactaatactatttTGGATATTCTTGCTCGCTATAAACTCACAAAGTTCTGGTATGTGATTCTGTATATTGATCCAACAATTTggtacataattataatgtttatatattcagcTATACATCGTGAATTTAAAAATCGTTGCAATTATCAGCATCTATAAAGATGGATTTTGCTTATAGAATTTAGGAAAATGAATTTTAGGAAATCTAGTTCTCGCGCTCTCGATCTCATTCAGTCTCAAAGCCTACACATATTAACATACTTTGGCCGTGCCTGCATATTATGATAGATCCTACCTATACTTTATTATATGCCAACAGGTCTTATTAACATTTGAAACAAATTCCCGCGGACGCCCAAGAACTCCTTGAAGATAGGTCATAACAgccatgggcgtatggggactctttgatttagggggggggggggggggggggggggggggggggggggggtggggggggtggggggggggggggctggaggagttgatttgcccgaaattttacccagataaaaactgcccgaattttccccactgttttgcccgaatttgggggtaGTGGgaaattgcccccccccccccccccccgggtcgtacgcccatgataACAACCCAgacacactcacgcacacacctgattaaacaatgtgttaagCTAGCGGTCCTTTTTTCTAAAACACAAGGAAATACAATGTGCCAAAGTATATCTATACTGAATAATACTATATGAACATCTATAGGTAATTAAAACAACAGTAATTAGTAGCCATTAACTTTTATTATCTTATCAAGCGTGTCTATACAATCATATCTTcgtgccaaaaaaaataaaatatatatatatatatatatatatatatatatatatatatttattacccatatgggctcaaatatacggggtaatattttttcgatctctgcacagtgtgcagattgcttctacagtcattgattggctggctttaaaaagacaagatttgattggcaattacatactgccgggactactttttgttcattcatgattccattcatcggtcaaactattactacgaacttcaaatatttttttacgatacgaacatttacggaattaaaaatcaaaatatatgtacaaatgtttaaaaatgtttttattttattattttgactgggttttttttaaaaactattctttggtgaatactgttgggtgtgcaccggtaacggcgcgtatgaatatattgttatggctggtagagcttgttagttgttacagcagcgagaacgtaaatatacttttaaaatcgttaaagattgacaatgggtaataaagagaataaccaactcactacgaggaattacggattatctgtccctcgtgaattaatgctgtaaaaccctcgccagaggctcgggtttacaacattaattcactcgggacagataatccgtaattcctcgtagctcgttagttattctctaaatatatatatacacatacatacatgtatataataaataattaattaaattaaaaaaaagagaaaaaaaaagaagaaaactgaACCCACAAAAATACATTCACTTCAAAAAGAAAATCTGTTCAAGTTAAAAGCtgcacaaaaataacaacagttAAACAAGACCTGTATTCACGCAAATAaccatataataatgatataccGTTATATTTAGTGCCTTTATTAAAATGAAACGTTTGTATGTTGAAAGCGATCAAAGTTCTACAAATACATTGATTAGATactgtagctgatgattaggCCATACAATCTTTTACAGTCCAAATTTGAAACACATATATGCTAGTATTTCAGTAGATTACTGTTACACTGTTCATTTGTCTGTCACTGAAAGAAAACTCTTCAATTGGATTTCTAGTATTACCATTCCAAAGGGTAATCGTTATTATAAGGAACACGCGCAAGTCTAAATACTCGAAGCTGATAAGAATAAGCCAGGAATCGACCCTCAATGTCAACAACCAGGAATAGCCTCTTGGACTGCAGCGACAGAACACGGGGTGTTGTAAGACCCGCACGGATAGCCACCATCAACAGCCTTCTTCAGACAGATGAAGCAGAACCTCTGGCCACAGGGACACTTCATGTGTTTGCAGGCTCTGATGTGTTCTATGACCATTCCGCAAGAAGGGCACGCTCGTCGTGACGGGCAATTGGCAACGCCAATGATACATTTCTTGGGCGCATCACGAAGAATCTTTAACCGTGGGTCTTCTCCCGTGCATTCAATGTTTCCGCAGTCGTTCATTGCACGTCCGGTCCAAGGATGAAGGCAAGACCAACAGAATTCATACCGAGGCCCATTTTTCGAGCACAGCGAACACACGATACGGCGATCTGTGCTCTTAACCCTTTCGCAAAGGGAGTGACATTTGGGACAGTCCTGAATACCACATGCTTTACGCATATAGTTTTCACATATTTTCGTTTCGAACGTGATGGTTTCTCTTTCTGTTAAAACTGCAAGACGACGGACAATAAAGTATGGCCACTCTTTGCCGCAGTATCCATCATTGCCTATATACGGACAGATGAACTCGAACTTCCCGACATCCAGCAGACTTCGACAATATGCAGTTAAGGATTCTGGCCCTgtcaaaacaatttgaaaataaattacttaCTTCACTCATTTACATATCCACTTTAGGTTCAGGCACCTCCGCCCTGTGCTCAGTGCCTGACATTGCCAGTGCCCCATAACAGATTTTTCGCTCATTTATACATAAACGTGAACACAACCaaatagaaatttgttttgtttaacgacaccactagaacacattgatttattaatcatccgctatttgatagccttagagaggtcttatatgcaccatcccatagacaggatagcacataccacggcctttgatatataccagtcgttgtgaactagttggaatgagaaatagcgagcgctttacaacttgGCTACATCCAGCCCTAAAAATAACCAAGTCACCCATTTATACAGAttaaaaaaggggaaaataACGTTAAGACCATCACAGGGGCCTTACACTCCCCATTAAACTGTTAAAACACGCTCTGAGTG
This DNA window, taken from Gigantopelta aegis isolate Gae_Host chromosome 4, Gae_host_genome, whole genome shotgun sequence, encodes the following:
- the LOC121372173 gene encoding E3 ubiquitin-protein ligase ARIH1-like, which produces MSDQLSNIFNVFVTGIEGKTRTLQIHKDASIDELMNKISKINGIPVKDQRILYTRFQLEYGCDKYLSDYKMQNNSTVYVVLRLLGGSDIEGSTWTKKLDEDVTLTDAPDMITWDDDPNSQRAKMPCGHAIGPESLTAYCRSLLDVGKFEFICPYIGNDGYCGKEWPYFIVRRLAVLTERETITFETKICENYMRKACGIQDCPKCHSLCERVKSTDRRIVCSLCSKNGPRYEFCWSCLHPWTGRAMNDCGNIECTGEDPRLKILRDAPKKCIIGVANCPSRRACPSCGMVIEHIRACKHMKCPCGQRFCFICLKKAVDGGYPCGSYNTPCSVAAVQEAIPGC